The following are encoded together in the Danaus plexippus chromosome 15, MEX_DaPlex, whole genome shotgun sequence genome:
- the LOC116766128 gene encoding probable phosphorylase b kinase regulatory subunit alpha isoform X3 — MRTRSNSGVRLDYYQRVVHKLILDHQQPVTGLFPASSNNDHAWIRDNLYCILAVWGLSMAFKKIADQDEDRAKTYELEQSCVKLMRGLLNAMMQQKDKVEKFKSTQHPLDSLHAKYSSITGCTVVKDNEWGHLQIDAISLYLLILAQMTASGLQIVFSLDEVALIQNLVFYIESAYCTPDYGIWERGDKTNHGLPELNASSIGMAKAALEAMNELDLFGARGGPSSVIHVLADEAQKCQAVLQSMLPRESNSKELDSGLLSIISYPAFAVDDPQLINKTRETIVSKLQGKYGCKRFLRDGHKTPREDPNRLYYEPWELRMFENIECEWPLFFCYLILDYWFQNDKTNATEYLQKLEKIMIRKEDDGIKLVPELYAVPIDKANQEQQEPGSQDRIPLGRCPFLWGQSLYILGKLLQEGFLAVGELDPLNRRLCSEKKPDVVVQIVILAEDNEIRDKLLEYDLHVQTISEVAPIEVQPARVLSHLYTYLGRNKKLGLSGRKSRDVGILSTSKLYSLNDRIFAFTPQFSDMTRFYIASDYELMVDLLKAEINFLKSSWQNLLGRPLIVLTLNEMNLDQGKIPMAMITTMKKLKSGYINGTRVMLGNLGDFLNTSAITNLSFLGSQEEGYPDKLNPQVQSYLEEHLLRSLSSRWSFAKGTPGARRPALRRRMSVRGAIRKTRSINVDSETLGMEGEHTGPHLERKSSWLEIDPTFGKSPSPEKRAFTKGTSTTSLGVVGAGPAIEITKEDTPSPPKEEGPPGPSVPRSRTWSDNSYSEHETAELLAALRDLDNLDDQGDILQYLVDTHGLDYNTGITENGKAVTVRDLLKVLYEKACTQKLWGLVRHTAGMLGKRVEDLAKAVTDLLVRQKQITVGMPPNNEHTVTAPLPENELRHLIHLSLRREGRGSCKKAYGDDESTAMLTQELLVYLAMFIRTEPQLFLEMLRLRVGLIIQVMATELSRTLSCTGEEASEHLLNLSPFEMKNLLHHILSGKEFAINSANSQIIVLKEKYAGRGNFSIVSNKSNRYTKKSQIILEGQGLQGTIDEGPSCEPDRQGQWLRRRRLDGALNRVPRDFYPRVWGVLEKCQGLAIQGKVLQPNLTQEMTPGELKFALAVETVLNSIPQPEYRQLIVEALMVVTLVVEYKAVAHLGGLITVEHLVHKANKIFLEDQIRVNGDATLCCAKASAGDSGGGALCGGAAGVCQHLYDSAPSGSYGTMTYLARAVASLLGERLPHDQPLECTVT, encoded by the exons ATGAGGACCCGAAGCAATTCGGGGGTCCGATTAGATTATTATCAAAGAGTTGTTCATAAACTAATTTTAGACCACCAGCAACCCGTTACGGGTTTGTTTCCAGCCAGCTCTAATAATGATCATGCCTGGATTAGAGACAACTTATACTGCATACTGGCAGTATGGGGCCTCTCTATGGCATTTAAGAAAATCGCCGATCAGGATGAAGATAGAGCTAAAACCTATGAGTTGGAACAGAGTTGTGTGAAATTGATGAGGG gaTTATTAAATGCTATGATGCAGCAAAAAGATAAAGTGGAGAAATTTAAGAGCACACAACATCCACTGGATTCTTTGCATGCTAAGTACTCATCTATCACTGGCTGCACAGTTGTTAAGGACAATGAATGGGGCCATCTACAAATAGATGCTATCTCACTCTATCTTCTGATACTTGCTCAGATGACTGCCTCTGGTCTGCAAATAGTATTCTCCCTGGATGAGGTGGCATTGATTCAAAACTTAGTATTCTATATAGAGTCTGCTTACTGCACTCCTGATTATGGTATATGGGAAAGAGGAGACAAAACAAACCATGGCTTACCTGAACTAAATGCTAGTTCCATTGGCATGGCTAAGGCAGCCCTCGAAGCAATGAATGAGCTCGATCTATTTGGTGCTAGAGGAGGGCCATCTAGTGTTATTCATGTATTGGCAGATGAAGCACAGAAATGCCAGGCTGTGTTACAATCAATGCTACCTAGAGAGTCTAACAGTAAAGAATTGGATTCTGGTCTACTCTCAATAATAAGTTACCCAGCATTTGCAGTTGATGACCCTCAACTTATTAACAAAACGAGGGAGACAATTGTGTCAAAACTGCAAGGGAAGTACGGCTGTAAACGTTTCTTAAGAGACGGTCACAAGACACCACGAGAAGACCCCAACAGACTGTATTATGAACCTTGGGAATTGAGAATGTTTGAGAATATTGAATGCGAGTGGCCACTGTTCTTCTGCTACTTGATCTTGGATTACTGGTTCCAGAATGATAAAACCAATGCAACAGAATATTTGCAGAAGCTTGAGAAGATCATGATAAGGAAAGAGGATGATGGAATCAAACTGGTACCGGAGTTGTATGCTGTTCCCATTGATAAAGCCAATCAAGAGCAGCAGGAACCCGGCAGCCAGGATAGAATACCTTTGGGAAGATGTCCGTTCCTCTGGGGTCAGTCACTTTACATACTTGGAAAGTTATTGCAAGAG GGATTTTTGGCAGTTGGAGAATTAGATCCACTGAACAGGAGATTGTGTTCTGAGAAGAAGCCTGATGTCGTTGTCCAGATTGTCATACTGGCGGAGGACAATGAGATCAGGGACAAGCTTCTGGAGTATGACCTTCATGTTCAGACCATCAGTGAGGTGGCGCCTATTGAAGTACAGCCCGCCAGGGTGCTGAGccatttatatacttacttaG GTAGAAATAAGAAGCTGGGTCTGTCAGGTAGAAAATCCCGCGATGTGGGTATACTGAGCACAAGCAAACTGTACTCTTTAAATGATCGGATATTTGCGTTCACACCACAG TTTTCTGATATGACGCGATTCTACATAGCTTCCGATTACGAACTGATGGTAGATCTATTGAAGGCCGAGATTAACTTCCTCAAGTCTTCGTGGCAGAACCTCCTCGGGAGACCGCTCATTGTACTGACCTTGAACGAAATGAATTTAG atCAAGGCAAAATCCCAATGGCCATGATAACGACGATGAAGAAACTCAAATCCGGCTACATCAACGGCACCAGGGTGATGCTGGGGAACCTGGGCGACTTCCTGAACACGTCCGCCATCACCAACCTGAGCTTCCTGGGCAGCCAGGAGGAAGGCTATCCCGACA AACTGAACCCTCAAGTCCAGAGTTACCTGGAGGAGCATCTGCTGCGGTCGCTGAGCTCGCGCTGGTCGTTCGCGAAGGGAACCCCCGGCGCCCGCCGGCCCGCGCTCCGGCGGCGGATGTCCGTCAGGGGCGCCATACGGAAGACACGCTCCATCAACGTGGACT CTGAAACACTCGGCATGGAAGGTGAACATACGGGACCACACCTGGAGAGGAAGTCCTCGTGGCTGGAGATAGATCCCACTTTTGGAAAGAGCCCATCTCCAGAGAAGAGGGCGTTCACgaa AGGTACATCGACCACCAGCCTGGGAGTGGTGGGAGCCGGACCGGCCATAGAGATCACTAAAGAAGATACACCTTCACCGCCCAAGGAAGAAG GTCCACCTGGTCCGAGCGTTCCCCGGAGCCGCACCTGGTCTGATAACTCGTACTCGGAGCACGAGACGGCGGAGCTGCTGGCGGCGCTGAGGGACCTTGACAATCTGGACGACCAGGGGGACATCCTCCAGTACCTGGTCGACACGCACGGCCTGGACTACAACACCG GCATCACAGAGAACGGTAAAGCGGTGACGGTGAGAGATCTGCTCAAGGTGTTGTATGAGAAGGCGTGCACTCAGAAGCTGTGGGGTCTGGTGAGACACACGGCCGGCATGCTGGGGAAGAGGGTCGAGGACCTGGCCAAGGCCGTGACGGATCTGCTGGTCCGCCAGAAGCAGATCACGGTCGGCATGCCGCCTAACAATGAGCACACCGTGACGGCGCCCTTGCCGGAGAACGAGCTGAGACATCTCATACATCTG TCGCTCCGGCGAGAGGGTCGCGGGAGTTGCAAGAAG GCGTACGGTGACGATGAGAGTACGGCCATGCTGACCCAGGAGCTGCTGGTGTACCTCGCCATGTTCATCCGGACCGAACCGCAGCTGTTCCTCGAGATGCTGAGGCTGAGGGTCGGACTCATTATACAG GTGATGGCGACCGAACTCTCTCGGACGTTGTCGTGCACCGGCGAGGAGGCGTCCGAGCACCTTCTCAACCTGTCTCCCTTCGAGATGAAGAACCTTCTGCATCACATACTCAGCGGAAAGGAGTTCGCCATCAATAGCG CAAACTcacaaataattgtattaaaggaaaaatacG CCGGGCGGGGGAACTTCTCCATAGTGAGCAACAAATCAAACCGCTACACCAAAAAGTCACAGATCATTCTGGAAGGACAAGGACTCCAAGGCACCATCGACGAAG GTCCGTCGTGCGAACCGGACCGGCAGGGTCAGTGGTTGAGACGGCGTCGACTGGACGGAGCCCTCAACCGGGTTCCTAGGGACTTCTACCCTCGGGTGTGGGGCGTCCTAGAGAAG TGTCAAGGTCTGGCCATACAGGGGAAGGTGCTGCAGCCGAACCTGACCCAGGAGATGACTCCCGGAGAGTTGAAGTTCGCGCTCGCCGTGGAGACCGTCCTCAACTCGATCCCGCAGCCAGAGTACCGGCAGCTGATAGTGGAGGCGCTCATGGTGGTGACCCTGGTGGTGGAGTACAAGGCGGTCGCCCACCTCGGCGGGCTCATCACCGTGGAACACTTGGTGCATAAAGccaataagatatttttggaAGATCAG ATTCGCGTGAACGGAGACGCGACCTTGTGTTGCGCGAAGGCGTCTGCGGGCGACAGCGGGGGCGGGGCTCTGTGCGGGGGCGCGGCCGGCGTGTGCCAGCACCTGTACGACAGCGCGCCCAGCGGCAGCTACGGCACCATGACCTACCTGGCCCGAGCCGTCGCCTCGCTTCTCGGGGAGAGACTCCCGCACGACCAGCCCCTGGAGTGTACGGTCACATAG
- the LOC116766128 gene encoding probable phosphorylase b kinase regulatory subunit alpha isoform X5: MRTRSNSGVRLDYYQRVVHKLILDHQQPVTGLFPASSNNDHAWIRDNLYCILAVWGLSMAFKKIADQDEDRAKTYELEQSCVKLMRGLLNAMMQQKDKVEKFKSTQHPLDSLHAKYSSITGCTVVKDNEWGHLQIDAISLYLLILAQMTASGLQIVFSLDEVALIQNLVFYIESAYCTPDYGIWERGDKTNHGLPELNASSIGMAKAALEAMNELDLFGARGGPSSVIHVLADEAQKCQAVLQSMLPRESNSKELDSGLLSIISYPAFAVDDPQLINKTRETIVSKLQGKYGCKRFLRDGHKTPREDPNRLYYEPWELRMFENIECEWPLFFCYLILDYWFQNDKTNATEYLQKLEKIMIRKEDDGIKLVPELYAVPIDKANQEQQEPGSQDRIPLGRCPFLWGQSLYILGKLLQEGFLAVGELDPLNRRLCSEKKPDVVVQIVILAEDNEIRDKLLEYDLHVQTISEVAPIEVQPARVLSHLYTYLGRNKKLGLSGRKSRDVGILSTSKLYSLNDRIFAFTPQFSDMTRFYIASDYELMVDLLKAEINFLKSSWQNLLGRPLIVLTLNEMNLDQGKIPMAMITTMKKLKSGYINGTRVMLGNLGDFLNTSAITNLSFLGSQEEGYPDKLNPQVQSYLEEHLLRSLSSRWSFAKGTPGARRPALRRRMSVRGAIRKTRSINVDSETLGMEGEHTGPHLERKSSWLEIDPTFGKSPSPEKRAFTKGTSTTSLGVVGAGPAIEITKEDTPSPPKEEGPPGPSVPRSRTWSDNSYSEHETAELLAALRDLDNLDDQGDILQYLVDTHGLDYNTGITENGKAVTVRDLLKVLYEKACTQKLWGLVRHTAGMLGKRVEDLAKAVTDLLVRQKQITVGMPPNNEHTVTAPLPENELRHLIHLSLRREGRGSCKKAYGDDESTAMLTQELLVYLAMFIRTEPQLFLEMLRLRVGLIIQVMATELSRTLSCTGEEASEHLLNLSPFEMKNLLHHILSGKEFAINSAGRGNFSIVSNKSNRYTKKSQIILEGQGLQGTIDEGPSCEPDRQGQWLRRRRLDGALNRVPRDFYPRVWGVLEKCQGLAIQGKVLQPNLTQEMTPGELKFALAVETVLNSIPQPEYRQLIVEALMVVTLVVEYKAVAHLGGLITVEHLVHKANKIFLEDQIRVNGDATLCCAKASAGDSGGGALCGGAAGVCQHLYDSAPSGSYGTMTYLARAVASLLGERLPHDQPLECTVT, from the exons ATGAGGACCCGAAGCAATTCGGGGGTCCGATTAGATTATTATCAAAGAGTTGTTCATAAACTAATTTTAGACCACCAGCAACCCGTTACGGGTTTGTTTCCAGCCAGCTCTAATAATGATCATGCCTGGATTAGAGACAACTTATACTGCATACTGGCAGTATGGGGCCTCTCTATGGCATTTAAGAAAATCGCCGATCAGGATGAAGATAGAGCTAAAACCTATGAGTTGGAACAGAGTTGTGTGAAATTGATGAGGG gaTTATTAAATGCTATGATGCAGCAAAAAGATAAAGTGGAGAAATTTAAGAGCACACAACATCCACTGGATTCTTTGCATGCTAAGTACTCATCTATCACTGGCTGCACAGTTGTTAAGGACAATGAATGGGGCCATCTACAAATAGATGCTATCTCACTCTATCTTCTGATACTTGCTCAGATGACTGCCTCTGGTCTGCAAATAGTATTCTCCCTGGATGAGGTGGCATTGATTCAAAACTTAGTATTCTATATAGAGTCTGCTTACTGCACTCCTGATTATGGTATATGGGAAAGAGGAGACAAAACAAACCATGGCTTACCTGAACTAAATGCTAGTTCCATTGGCATGGCTAAGGCAGCCCTCGAAGCAATGAATGAGCTCGATCTATTTGGTGCTAGAGGAGGGCCATCTAGTGTTATTCATGTATTGGCAGATGAAGCACAGAAATGCCAGGCTGTGTTACAATCAATGCTACCTAGAGAGTCTAACAGTAAAGAATTGGATTCTGGTCTACTCTCAATAATAAGTTACCCAGCATTTGCAGTTGATGACCCTCAACTTATTAACAAAACGAGGGAGACAATTGTGTCAAAACTGCAAGGGAAGTACGGCTGTAAACGTTTCTTAAGAGACGGTCACAAGACACCACGAGAAGACCCCAACAGACTGTATTATGAACCTTGGGAATTGAGAATGTTTGAGAATATTGAATGCGAGTGGCCACTGTTCTTCTGCTACTTGATCTTGGATTACTGGTTCCAGAATGATAAAACCAATGCAACAGAATATTTGCAGAAGCTTGAGAAGATCATGATAAGGAAAGAGGATGATGGAATCAAACTGGTACCGGAGTTGTATGCTGTTCCCATTGATAAAGCCAATCAAGAGCAGCAGGAACCCGGCAGCCAGGATAGAATACCTTTGGGAAGATGTCCGTTCCTCTGGGGTCAGTCACTTTACATACTTGGAAAGTTATTGCAAGAG GGATTTTTGGCAGTTGGAGAATTAGATCCACTGAACAGGAGATTGTGTTCTGAGAAGAAGCCTGATGTCGTTGTCCAGATTGTCATACTGGCGGAGGACAATGAGATCAGGGACAAGCTTCTGGAGTATGACCTTCATGTTCAGACCATCAGTGAGGTGGCGCCTATTGAAGTACAGCCCGCCAGGGTGCTGAGccatttatatacttacttaG GTAGAAATAAGAAGCTGGGTCTGTCAGGTAGAAAATCCCGCGATGTGGGTATACTGAGCACAAGCAAACTGTACTCTTTAAATGATCGGATATTTGCGTTCACACCACAG TTTTCTGATATGACGCGATTCTACATAGCTTCCGATTACGAACTGATGGTAGATCTATTGAAGGCCGAGATTAACTTCCTCAAGTCTTCGTGGCAGAACCTCCTCGGGAGACCGCTCATTGTACTGACCTTGAACGAAATGAATTTAG atCAAGGCAAAATCCCAATGGCCATGATAACGACGATGAAGAAACTCAAATCCGGCTACATCAACGGCACCAGGGTGATGCTGGGGAACCTGGGCGACTTCCTGAACACGTCCGCCATCACCAACCTGAGCTTCCTGGGCAGCCAGGAGGAAGGCTATCCCGACA AACTGAACCCTCAAGTCCAGAGTTACCTGGAGGAGCATCTGCTGCGGTCGCTGAGCTCGCGCTGGTCGTTCGCGAAGGGAACCCCCGGCGCCCGCCGGCCCGCGCTCCGGCGGCGGATGTCCGTCAGGGGCGCCATACGGAAGACACGCTCCATCAACGTGGACT CTGAAACACTCGGCATGGAAGGTGAACATACGGGACCACACCTGGAGAGGAAGTCCTCGTGGCTGGAGATAGATCCCACTTTTGGAAAGAGCCCATCTCCAGAGAAGAGGGCGTTCACgaa AGGTACATCGACCACCAGCCTGGGAGTGGTGGGAGCCGGACCGGCCATAGAGATCACTAAAGAAGATACACCTTCACCGCCCAAGGAAGAAG GTCCACCTGGTCCGAGCGTTCCCCGGAGCCGCACCTGGTCTGATAACTCGTACTCGGAGCACGAGACGGCGGAGCTGCTGGCGGCGCTGAGGGACCTTGACAATCTGGACGACCAGGGGGACATCCTCCAGTACCTGGTCGACACGCACGGCCTGGACTACAACACCG GCATCACAGAGAACGGTAAAGCGGTGACGGTGAGAGATCTGCTCAAGGTGTTGTATGAGAAGGCGTGCACTCAGAAGCTGTGGGGTCTGGTGAGACACACGGCCGGCATGCTGGGGAAGAGGGTCGAGGACCTGGCCAAGGCCGTGACGGATCTGCTGGTCCGCCAGAAGCAGATCACGGTCGGCATGCCGCCTAACAATGAGCACACCGTGACGGCGCCCTTGCCGGAGAACGAGCTGAGACATCTCATACATCTG TCGCTCCGGCGAGAGGGTCGCGGGAGTTGCAAGAAG GCGTACGGTGACGATGAGAGTACGGCCATGCTGACCCAGGAGCTGCTGGTGTACCTCGCCATGTTCATCCGGACCGAACCGCAGCTGTTCCTCGAGATGCTGAGGCTGAGGGTCGGACTCATTATACAG GTGATGGCGACCGAACTCTCTCGGACGTTGTCGTGCACCGGCGAGGAGGCGTCCGAGCACCTTCTCAACCTGTCTCCCTTCGAGATGAAGAACCTTCTGCATCACATACTCAGCGGAAAGGAGTTCGCCATCAATAGCG CCGGGCGGGGGAACTTCTCCATAGTGAGCAACAAATCAAACCGCTACACCAAAAAGTCACAGATCATTCTGGAAGGACAAGGACTCCAAGGCACCATCGACGAAG GTCCGTCGTGCGAACCGGACCGGCAGGGTCAGTGGTTGAGACGGCGTCGACTGGACGGAGCCCTCAACCGGGTTCCTAGGGACTTCTACCCTCGGGTGTGGGGCGTCCTAGAGAAG TGTCAAGGTCTGGCCATACAGGGGAAGGTGCTGCAGCCGAACCTGACCCAGGAGATGACTCCCGGAGAGTTGAAGTTCGCGCTCGCCGTGGAGACCGTCCTCAACTCGATCCCGCAGCCAGAGTACCGGCAGCTGATAGTGGAGGCGCTCATGGTGGTGACCCTGGTGGTGGAGTACAAGGCGGTCGCCCACCTCGGCGGGCTCATCACCGTGGAACACTTGGTGCATAAAGccaataagatatttttggaAGATCAG ATTCGCGTGAACGGAGACGCGACCTTGTGTTGCGCGAAGGCGTCTGCGGGCGACAGCGGGGGCGGGGCTCTGTGCGGGGGCGCGGCCGGCGTGTGCCAGCACCTGTACGACAGCGCGCCCAGCGGCAGCTACGGCACCATGACCTACCTGGCCCGAGCCGTCGCCTCGCTTCTCGGGGAGAGACTCCCGCACGACCAGCCCCTGGAGTGTACGGTCACATAG